A stretch of the Aegilops tauschii subsp. strangulata cultivar AL8/78 chromosome 4, Aet v6.0, whole genome shotgun sequence genome encodes the following:
- the LOC109779583 gene encoding probable flavin-containing monooxygenase 1, with product MAMAQGQGARATREAVPPVSRVAIIGGGISGLAAAKQMAAYDPVVFEATPSVGGVWKHCVYRTTRLQTPRPDYEFSDYSWKNRDDPSFPTHTEIVDYLEGYADEFDLWRYISFGSKVVDIRFLGGAEAGFTELWSGTGKDPLRGKPMWEVGIVTGDSNTVQYYKFEFVVMCTGKYGDVPRMPVFPPGKGPEVFKGTVMHSLDYCKLSEEETVELMRGRKVVVVGYKKSAIDLANECAQANQVKGGQPCTMLVRTLHWVVPSYSIWGLPFSMFYSTRLSQLFYERPNQGFFRSLLCRLMSPLRAGVSKFIESYLSWKLPLGKYGLTPDHPFVEDYASCQMAILPEGFFDMADRGLVRFQRASAGWCFSENGVVLDDGTKVEADLVFLATGFEGKDKLREVLPKPFRDLVVGKSSMMPLYRGTIHPLIPNMAFVGFVESVSNLHTSELRCRWMSGLLEGRFELPSVKAMMGHVAGEADAMRRTTRFYRRHCISTYSIHDSDGMCSDLGSATLRKANWIAELFAPYNNKDYKEQ from the exons ATGGCCATGGCGCAAGGACAAGGGGCGCGGGCCACCAGGGAGGCCGTGCCTCCGGTGTCCCGTGTGGCCATCATCGGCGGCGGGATCAGCGGCCTGGCCGCGGCGAAGCAGATGGCGGCCTACGACCCCGTCGTGTTCGAGGCGACGCCGTCCGTCGGCGGAGTGTGGAAGCACTGCGTCTACCGCACCACGCGGCTGCAGACGCCCCGCCCGGACTACGAGTTCTCCGACTACTCCTGGAAGAACCGCGACGACCCTTCGTTCCCGACCCACACGGAGATCGTCGACTACCTCGAGGGCTACGCCGACGAGTTCGACCTCTGGCGCTACATCTCGTTCGGGTCCAAGGTGGTGGACATCAGGTTCCTCGGCGGCGCCGAGGCCGGGTTCACGGAGCTGTGGAGCGGCACCGGCAAGGATCCGCTCCGAGGCAAGCCCATGTGGGAGGTCGGCATCGTCACCGGCGACTCCAACACCGTTCAG TATTACAAGTTCGAGTTCGTGGTGATGTGCACGGGGAAGTACGGCGACGTGCCGCGGATGCCGGTGTTCCCGCCGGGGAAGGGGCCGGAGGTGTTCAAGGGGACGGTGATGCACTCGCTGGACTACTGCAAGCTGAGCGAGGAGGAGACCGTTGAGCTGATGCGAGGCAGGAAGGTTGTGGTGGTTGGGTACAAGAAGAGCGCTATCGATCTAGCCAACGAATGTGCCCAGGCAAACCAAG TCAAGGGAGGGCAGCCGTGCACGATGCTGGTACGGACCCTGCACTGGGTGGTGCCATCCTACTCCATCTGGGGCTTGCCATTCTCCATGTTCTACTCCACACGCTTGTCTCAGCTCTTCTACGAGCGGCCCAACCAAGGGTTCTTCCGATCCCTCCTCTGCCGCCTCATGAGCCCACTG AGGGCAGGGGTGTCCAAGTTCATCGAGTCGTACCTGTCATGGAAGCTGCCGCTGGGAAAGTACGGCCTGACGCCGGACCACCCCTTCGTCGAGGACTACGCCAGCTGCCAGATGGCCATCCTCCCGGAGGGCTTCTTCGACATGGCGGACCGCGGCCTCGTCCGCTTCCAGAGGGCCTCCGCCGGCTGGTGCTTCTCCGAGAACGGCGTGGTCCTCGACGACGGCACCAAGGTGGAGGCCGACCTCGTCTTCCTCGCCACCGGCTTCGAGGGGAAGGACAAGCTCCGCGAGGTCCTGCCAAAGCCCTTCCGCGACCTCGTCGTCGGCAAGTCTTCCATGATGCCGCTCTACCG TGGCACGATCCACCCGCTGATCCCCAACATGGCGTTCGTGGGGTTCGTGGAGAGCGTGTCCAACCTGCACACGTCGGAGTTGCGGTGCCGGTGGATGTCGGGGCTGCTGGAGGGGCGgttcgagctgccgtccgtgaaGGCCATGATGGGGCacgtcgccggcgaggccgaCGCCATGCGCCGCACCACGCGGTTCTACCGCCGCCACTGCATCTCCACCTACAGCATCCACGACAGCGACGGCATGTGCTCCGACCTGGGCTCCGCCACGCTCCGCAAGGCCAACTGGATCGCCGAGCTTTTCGCCCCATACAATAACAAGGACTACAAGGAACAGTAA